CTGGCTCTGCATACAAACTTTCTCCTCGGTCATCACTAACACTATCCTCTCCACTAAAGacaggccacacacacagatgagatGCTGTACAAGGGTGAATGTGGGGTCAAAACGCAATCTTGACGTCACTTGTTACAGTTATCTATAGGCAGTCAAGTATTTATAGATCCAGAAACGCCtaaccagtctgtctctataGCGAAATGTATTTGCTATGTGTATAGCATACATGTACGGCCCGTCTGAGAATGTGTTCATGGAATTCAGAAAGAATTTGGTATGTAATATTACAACTAGTATGGGCAAATTACAACAACACCTGTGCATATTACTGTGGAACGAAATGGTTGTTGTAGAGCTGACCTTGCCTGATTCCCCCCTTGACAACAACCTGAACATTTTACAATTTCTAAATTTGCCACTCTGCTTGTTCTTTCACTTCATTTCTCTACTCTGCTTGTTCAGTTCCACAATTTTCTGTTTTGCAAATACTGTTGGCATATTGTATATTCACACAATCAAAATCAAGTTCTCAGTAATAAGTTTGTGTTTTGCGACTTGGTCTCATCATGATCTAAATGTTCCATATATGACAGAAATCGGTCATAGAGTGAGATGGCAATGAAGCACGCATCGTTACACTGTTGAGGGTTCAAGAATGGATCAGAGCAACTCTATTAAACAGTATGGCATCAATGGAAATTCTATAAGATTCACAGGAAAACGCTGAATACATTTTGTACAGAAGTCTGCTATTGTGACTGTTTCTTCTGTTGGAACACATTTTATAAATGTTATGGTAAGTACAAATATTAAAGTTTAGATTGGTAAATGAAATGCCTCCTATATGATCTATGGTTAATTCACTTATTTTGTTCTTGCTTTGTTCTTGAGCTCTAAGGAGCTTGGCTGTCaggcatttttttttaaatgtacatttgCCGTTTGGGACGCAAACCTCGCGTTTGAATTCTTCAGACGAACTGTTCCCTGTGGGAGGAGAAAGTCCAACAATCTATGTCAAATGGAGTGCAAAATAATTACATACAATTTGCTCCCAGCTGCACTATAGTTAGGTGGATTCACAGCATGCCTGAGGGTAGTATGTATGAGGCCCTTACATCTTCTATACATATCATTTAGCATTTTTCACTGTTTCTTCCCAAACAAACTTAAAAGAACACTTTGTCCTATAGACAATGTATTCTGACCAAAAATACTGTATACATGCAAAGTGCAAcaatttcactgagttacagttcttataaggaaatcggtcaatttaaataaatttatCAGGCctgaatctatggatttcacatgactgggcaggggcacaaccatggatgggcctgggagggcataagcCCACCCACTGGGAAGCCAGGCCAAGCCAATCAGAATCCGTTTTTTCCCACAAAAGGGCtcttattacagacagaaatcctcctcagtttcatcagttgtctgggtggctggtctcaaacgatcctgcaggtgaagaagccagatgtggaggtcctgggctggtgtggttacatgtggtctgtggtgaGTTGGATATGctgcaaaattctctaaaattacattggagttggcttatggtagataaattaacattaaattctctgacaatagctctggtggatattcctgcagtcagaatgacaattgcacactccctcaatacttgagacatctgtagcattgtgttgggacaaaactgcacattttagtggccttttattgtccccagcgcaaggtgcacctgtgcaatgatcatgctgtttaatcatcttcttgatatgccatgtctgtcaagtggatggataatcttggcaaaggagaaatgcacactaacagggatgtaaacaaatttgtgcacaaaatttgtgagaaataacctttttgtgcgtatggacatttcagggatcttttacttcagctcatgaaacacgggactaacactttacatgttgcatttataattttgttcagtataaataggAAGGATAACATATACAGAATATGCTAATATATACAGAATATACCAAATATAATATAGTGTATTGGCTTTGAAAGTTGTGCAGTTTTGAACATATAAGTAACTTGGTCTTTCACCTGTTTGATTAACATCTGACATTTGACCATGGCTGAATGATTGTGCTCTTTTGCTGACACCTAAAGGACAACATTAGCTTTGCTGACTCCACTGCCTCCCAAAAGTAATGCTCTGCTCACCTTTTCTACTGTACATGCTCGTTCATTACCAAACCACACTTAAAAAAGGAACTAAGACAAAATGTTCACACTTTAGTTGTTTATTCCATCATTACAATAATTCACAGTTCATTGAGGATTTCAGTACACCATTGAGTCTTGTATCTACACAATATTGATGTACTCAGTAATATGACATGGAACATGTTTGTAACAGAAGATTTACCAATGATTATTTCATTATCCACTTGTAGGTTGGAAGTGTTCTGCAGTTGTTTGTTTTGTAACGGATGTCCTATAGAcggggggggggacaatttacAGCTTGTGCTGTACACAGGACCTTTTTAATATAGGTCTGGACAGACTTGGGTCAGCTGCTTTATGGGGAGGATATGGATTGAATTACGAATTCCCAAGTGGTCACTGTTTCTCAATTAGATTAATAATGAGTTAGGTTAACACTACCATTAGAAACATACACTGGACACTTCAAAACGACTGAATCCAATATTTAAACTGGTAGTAAACAGAGAATAGTCAACAGTGTAAAATGCAAAGCAGGAAATGTCGATTACGCCATCACCTCACCTAAACAAAGCTACTAACTGAAGATTTGTCATAACAATTAGATGACATACCATGGCATTGTTTAATAGTCCTTCCAGATTGGCTCAAAGGGCATCCTAGAGTGGGCATTATTTGCCTGTTTAAATTGGGTGGGTCTAGCCCTAAATGCAGATTGGCTGCCAGCCGTGGTAtatcacgggtatgacaaaactgTTTTTTTAGTGACgtttgtaaccagtttataatagcaataaggcacctcgggtgtttgtggtatatggccaatataccacagctaagggctgtatccaagcACTCCACAagtcatggtatattggccatataccacaccccctcatgacttattgcttaaataacacATGCACAGTAGAATTCAATGGCAATAGCTCATTTTTACATGTTGTTTTAgttgcttttgaaagcaaaagtcaaATTGAAAACAGTATTGGTATTGTTGAATTCGATTTTCATAATAACAAGCTAGGACTGAttggtttggttagctaaactagcaagtctgtttggTGACCATGGCAACTAGCCatctagtaaacttgctagctacttcagtggatgttgaacacatttctacaggcaaattaacacatttctagtggcaaatatgttaaattatagccatggtataaaagggataatcaactcggggctctttgcattctctggaaaataatgcaactccgTGGAAGATCACACCTTCCACGTTGTTCATTATTTTTCATAGAACGCATAGCCCCCCGTGGATTATCCCTTACatattatatttacacacatcaGATACAAGGGAAACAATGGAAATCTCTATTTGAGCTTCATCATTCTGAATTTGCATAATGTATTGTAATCTCAAATGGTCTCTAGCAAAACCTCTTGGAAAAtcatatacagtgctttcagaaagtattcatacccctaaaattattccacattttcttgtgttagactgaattcaaaatgtaataatttatttgaaattaaatacagaaatatctcaattacataagtattcacaccccgagtcaatactttgtaaaagcacctttggcagtgattacagctgtgagtctttctggataagtctctaagagctttccacacctggattttgcaacatttttccattattcttttcaatattctttaagctctgtcaaattggttgttgttcATTGCTAGACAAAAAAATTAATTGTTAAATCTACTTTTTTTGGTTGTCTAAGTAAATAAACTAACTCGGCAACTAAGGAACATtccctgtcttcttggtaagcaactccaccgtaaatttggccttgtgttttgggttattgtcctgctgaaaggtgaatttgtcttccagtgtctggtggaaagcagactgaacctggttttgctctaggattttgcctgtacttagctccattccgtttattttttatccagaaacactccccagtccttaacaattacaagcacacccataacatgatgcggccaacactatgcttgaaaatatggatgGTGGTACTCAATAATGTGctttattggatttgccccaaacatgacactttgtattcaggacaaaaagttaattgctttgccacattttttgcagtattactttagtgccttattacaAACAGGATGCCTTTTTTATAGTTGTTtttctgtacaggtttcctttCACTCAATTAGGCTAGTATTGGGGAATAACTacattgttgatccatccttagtttttcctatcacagccattttaaagtcaccattggcttcatggCGAAATCCCttagcagtttccttcctctccagcaactgagttaggaaggacggctGTATCTTtcgagtgtattgatacaccatccaaagtgtaattagcgaggcattggaaaacctcccacatctttgtggttgaatctgtgttggaaattcactactcgactgAGGGAAGTTACATATAattcattgtatgtgtggggtacagagatgaggtagcattcaaaaattatgttaaacactattattgcacacagaatgagtccatgcaacttatgtgattcgttaagcacatttttactcctgaacttatctATGCTTGGGGGTTGAATAcagtggttgaatacttattgacttttCATTTTTCTTATTCCTTTCTAAAAATGTTCTACAAACCAaattccacattgacattatggggtattgtgttagaCAGAAgtaaaagggtgtgaatactttctgaaggcactgtacaagtAAAATCTAGATTTACAAGGGCATTTGGTTGTTTCTTTTTAGTATGTATTCATTTCATGATAGATTCAGTGTCCACAGTGTTTCTTtcagtataatacaatacaaatCAAATCTTAAAAAATGTAGTGTATTAATTTATACACAACAGTAATGTCAGTAAAGTCTTAAAAAAAAGGTACTATAGACTCCGCGAAAGGACATAGATGCACAAAGTCAACAACATAGTGGGTCAACTTCCGCAACAAATAAGAGCGTTGAAGCGCGAGGCTAAACTTCTCAGCAGTTTCGGTCCCGTACGAACCCATACACACGCGCAGATACGGTGTGTGACAGTATGAGAACAAAGTCTTGCGTCTCATCGCAACATCTGCGCTGCTGCTCGTTACAACGTCATTTCACTGTCTACCTTCAATGTAGGCCATGTCACATTCAGTGTTACAAAGGATATTGGCTTGGTATAAGCTTTATAAATATAACTTTAGAACATATTCTCAATTTGCAACACATGTCAAACAAATAAAATCCCTGTCCTTGAATGAACAGTTAGAATTtgttcatatatatatacagtattgcaCATATTTTACTTCTCAGGTTAATGGTACCTGCTGCACCCACTCAAAAGGCCTCTGTTTGCACAATACTGAGTGGAAATTGCAGTGTACAGCGATTTGCTTGATGCCAAACTATTACATATTGAGGGCTACAATGTGGTACCATGGAAATGTATATAtacaataattataataataattgtgATTAATATTATAACTTGGCAGAAATGTTGCAGGGAAATGTCAATATCAATGGGATTTCaaactatgtacagttgaagtcggaagtttacatgcactcaggttggagtcattaaaactcgttttacaaccactccacaaatgtcttaacaaactatagttttgacaagtcggttaggacatctactttgtgtatgacacaagtcatttttccaacaattgtttacaggcagattatttcacttataattcactgtatcacaattccagtgggtcagaagttcacatacactaagttgactgtgcctttaaacagcttggaaaattccagaaaatgacgtcatggctttagaagcttctaataggctaattgacagaaGTTGAAtcgattggtgcttatttgacataAGTTGAAACTCAGTGcttatttgcttgacatcatgggaaaatcaaaagaaatcagccaagacctccgaagaagttttgtagacctccacaagtctggttgtGCTACAGAATTGCCATACAACCGCCCGACTACGGTTTTACTGCTCCAAaaacgccataaaaaaagccagactacggtttgaaactgcacatcgggacaaagattgtactttttggagaaatgttctctggcccgatgaaacaaaaatagaactgtttggccataatgaccatcgttatgtttggaggaaaaaggggaggcctgcaagctgaagaacaccatcccaaccgtgaagcaccgggtaggcagaatcatgttgtgggggtactttgttGCAGGGAGtcggtctggtgcacttcacaaaatagagtgcatcatgaggaaagaaaagtatgtggatatattgaagcaacatctcaagacaggtcagaaagttaaagcttggtcacaaaatgggtcttccaaatggacaatgaccccaagcatacttccaaagttgtggcaaaaaggcTAAAGGAAttacaaagtcaaggtattggagttgctatcacaaagccttgacctcaaccctatagaacatttgagggcagaactgaaaaagcgtgtgcgagcaaggaggcctacaaacctgactcagttacaccagctctgtaatgaggaataggccaaaatttacacaacttattgtgggaagcttgtggaaggctacccaaaatgtttgactcaagttaaacaacttagaggcaacgctaccaaatactaattgagtgtatgtaaacttctgacccactgggaatgtgatgacagaaataaaagctgaaataaaatcactactattattctgacatttcaccttcttaaaataaagtggtgatcctaactgacctaaaacagggaatttttactaggattaaatttcaggaattgtgaaaaactgagttgaaatgctaaggtgtatgtaaactgtatATCTTCAGGTATATTCCGATTTAATAGCATTCATGTTACAACGTTGACTACCAACGTATACATTACAAACCACAATCCTGATTGCCCTCAATAACTACATTCTTAAAATGCAACAGCTTTCAAATTGCTACTTTAATATATTGAGATGACATTTTAGTGCGGTACATACTGAAACCAGCAACTTATGTGAACTAGTCCAGTCACAAAGTTAGCCTCAGTTATTTTCAAGGACTCTCCAGCAATATGGTCAGAGAAACATACAGTATCTAACTGTGTATTCAGAGGGGTGAAATGTTTAGagtgttgcagatagaaatgtaacAGATAAAGATGACATGATTTCCTATTCTAAATAACAGACAATCATAtgctttttatttgattttttaaagAATGTGTAATGCTGCAACCTCCTAAAGAGACCCCTAGAGGGGTAGTTTTCTACCTCACCTACGGGGACCTACAGTACCGACACATAATGTCCAATCCTCTTAACCTAACAGTAATCTCACAGTGCATCTGATTACGTCAGTGCCATAAAGCTTTCTTCCGTTTATCATCTTTGAGTAGAGTGAATCTATATTTCAGATGCCAGCTTACACATTAAAATATGAATTGTGTAGTGTGGAAATATGAGGCCTCAAATATTGATAAATGTGTACATGTAAATCTACTTATTTTGCTTGATGTGACAAGGGACATGAAAATACAAGAGGACCGACAGACATTAAAAAGGCACACATATTGAGATGTGCTTTAGTAGGGATTACTAAACTGCAAAGGACCAAGTATCAAAAGCTGTGCAGGTAAAAAGCCATACCCTTGAGAGCAACATAAAATGTATGTAGAACTTTTctaatatattaaaaaatattgATATAGGCATCCCTGCATGACCACCAAATCAAAGGTTTAAAATACTTTCAATGTTCAAAACCACCCCATTTGGTTCCAGCATGGTTTTTTGTATTCAGTAAAAAAAAGAAGGAATGTACACAATCACACGCacgcaaacatgcacacacacattcacatacacccATTCACACTCACATTCAAGGAGAAGTTTCTAAGCGAGGTGTGATCAAGTGCTATTTCCTTGCTCTTGTTCAAATAACAGCATGGCGAGCTGGGAACGGGCTCCCAGGCCATCCAGGTTGCTCTGGACACACCTGTGGTAGATGTCCTCACTGAGCCGAGGGTTACAAGCCTGGTAGTGGTACTTCTGGTGCAAGCCTGGCTCCACAGCCCTGAACACATGCAGGGTTGAGTACCTGACAAACATATCGTAGATATCCAAGGTCTCCAGGATCTCCTCGTTCTCCTGCACGTCGGAGGCCATGCGTGTGCGCGTCGCCATGTAGTCAATGTTGTAGAAGCACGCCTCCTCGAACGAACTGCGGTCAAAGTGTCCGGCGTCCTTGACCAGGTCTACTGCGGGTGGGGGCTCCTGGTTATGGAAGGCAATGTCTGGGTTGTAGTCCTGGAAGTGGATTGGGAAGAACACCTGCCAGTTGTTGATGGAGTTCATGCGGCAACGGTTGAGGAACTCTGAGTTGACGTTGGTGTTGACGTTAGTGATGAAGAACAGAGTGTCTACTGGGTGCTTCTTCGAGATGATGTCCATGAATTTGATTTGAGAGGGGGTTTCGGTCTTGACACTTATCCACGGGATCTTCACTGTTGGATACTTGCGTTCGTAGGCATTGATCTGGGTTTTAACACTGGCGAAGATGTCATTCTGGTTGACCTGCTGGGCCTCGAATGGGTCGTAGATGAACAGGAAAGTCAAGATGGCGTTTTCACTGGTCTCAAACGAATTTGCGGCCAACACTTCAAGAAAATGGTTGACGTAATCTCGATCCTGAACGTTCAGCGGTAAGATGATGTGAACTCTGGTGGCCTCTGTGACATAAGGCATGGGGATGATCTCGATGCGACTCAGGGGACGCACCAGGTGGACCCTCTTGGTGATGGAGCTACTGTGACCTTTCTGGTTGACTACCTCCAGCTGTAGGTCCAGGGTGTACTCCATGCCCCGAGTGGGGTCGAAGCGCCGGTAGCCATTGATCAGCTGCTGCTTCTTCAAGTGGAGGACAGGCTTGTACTTCTTGTTCAGCTCCCCCATGGCTATCTCGATGACGTCGGCCACGTCCAAACGATCAATACCGCGCAGTTCACACTTGGGGAAGCCGTCGATGCACGAATACACCTGTTCCTCCGTGAAGTAGTCCCATCGAAGGACCTCGAAGCGGGACTTGGGCTCAAAGGGAGGATTGATCCCAATGGGCCACTGGGCGCTCCGGTTGCCATCATAAGCCACTTCACTCACATTCTTTATCTCCGTCTGTGGATACAGATGTAAAATCAAAAGCTGACCGTGAGTATGCACACTAATAACTTGATATTGAACTGATTATGGCAATAGGCcgagtatggcattag
This sequence is a window from Oncorhynchus gorbuscha isolate QuinsamMale2020 ecotype Even-year linkage group LG01, OgorEven_v1.0, whole genome shotgun sequence. Protein-coding genes within it:
- the LOC124016008 gene encoding chondroitin sulfate synthase 2-like is translated as MRFSMFISLLRPIGPVIIGISLGFTLSLLSVNWVEESCFLNGKASEQISLSQDGNSKGATRPNSISTVKDVDAEEDFEPRIVPYKPVQQSKPNKLFRAKYISTELGIRERLFVGILTSKSTINTLGVAVNRTLSHHLDTVVFFTGMRNRKVPHGMFVVTHGDERLIWNMFQTIKYILEHYVHEYDWFYLAQDDTYTEADRIKQLVAHLSMDRELYMGSPEEFIGGEMEGRYCYGGFGYILSRTLLLRLKPFLENCRNDILSARPDEWLGRCIIDYANTNCVDEHEGLQYYHYEMGKNSDPSKEDNMQFKNALTVHPVSDPEQMYRLHKHFTEVELQRTYDEIEKLQTEIKNVSEVAYDGNRSAQWPIGINPPFEPKSRFEVLRWDYFTEEQVYSCIDGFPKCELRGIDRLDVADVIEIAMGELNKKYKPVLHLKKQQLINGYRRFDPTRGMEYTLDLQLEVVNQKGHSSSITKRVHLVRPLSRIEIIPMPYVTEATRVHIILPLNVQDRDYVNHFLEVLAANSFETSENAILTFLFIYDPFEAQQVNQNDIFASVKTQINAYERKYPTVKIPWISVKTETPSQIKFMDIISKKHPVDTLFFITNVNTNVNSEFLNRCRMNSINNWQVFFPIHFQDYNPDIAFHNQEPPPAVDLVKDAGHFDRSSFEEACFYNIDYMATRTRMASDVQENEEILETLDIYDMFVRYSTLHVFRAVEPGLHQKYHYQACNPRLSEDIYHRCVQSNLDGLGARSQLAMLLFEQEQGNST